The proteins below are encoded in one region of Aspergillus nidulans FGSC A4 chromosome III:
- a CDS encoding MIZ zinc finger domain protein (transcript_id=CADANIAT00005948), with protein sequence MTPPAVNKNSRPPDPARRITVSGLEVTVQNSTANQFLAGAARKARYAWMNSPLVQRDDQTQTTALPTPEPAASARAFAARAPPAPASPASPAPPMPDLPPSHQNLASFRSNQSAIASPTPTIPRNAATRLQTSPSSTTIPQQKQSQESLETQKQGCLEQQSVSSLPSPDPTIPPRSHTSPIAAGERNGAPIASPSMTAFPSPPLQQHASNQRRPQPNGSTVGTFPASIPSNQQANSSATQQGHPRFVPYSPPGYSHLAPTAPVHPLPLPQQHPNTLSQTLASDRPSVITAEFFVRAKRNLDAFVAKEKRSLFVHDGVEAPRLQLLDYALTHQDLIFLALHQVYCLDSYDSAQLKNLPGFGPEHVKGLYIVRNLLVDNQRVASNFLKWCVDFPSPLSELLKDWKYHIQFQGMLRLLADLVIQWAVFEDIVRTKGHPPLMDDMRSLGVISMTLQFNIFLCLSRRIPGVKAEGSMREIFLRDFDYFRRRLSEPISTEQRRRENEEIISMYYAAIAAARRDSVSAGLPRNAGVAHGVSRPGQTVPTPVSAPPNLHFVQHHSPHMQSHSAAGGQNGMASASARSSLSATPSVLPGQSVPQQPDAQQRGSEPWALPGQVISPIVATTPQVMMPHELHQGHLVQQYPQQPPHSQSQPQLQQLEQLQQLQQAQRTGSQNERLVPGPLESQMVANHRTQSPNLHYATLLQPQHRQLQQQAARQPFWTPLLPPPNVPPVITTRPNPNRLAIHQAYLRDPINRFISGDGTRVSETELMPHMTSFFMKPKILSQEDGAVTESISLSGDELNRRASYRGQGKGERLLRTVKEGSQTYRLRCIKTPQSAVSLNENSWCVAETAWPTAIYVHINNIELFPRRKIHNTRDLPVDITLVLQEGLNKIEVNFLLGPAERKNFTYAVAVEVLTFRSLASAKALAQPLPAAESQKRIQAKLALNPDEDGDELSIVSDDLKVSLVDPYTARIFAVPVRGRHCDHTECFDHETFLGTRLLKSGFQSAIEADWKCPICGRDARPQNLIVDEFLADVRNRLERTNQYESARALKIRADGTWDVVTDNDTSSSEQRISQTALKRKSSVLHTGIQQRIKVDRSASASVPERTPDQSPEVIVLD encoded by the coding sequence ATGACCCCGCCCGCAGTTAATAAGAATAGTCGCCCGCCCGATCCTGCGCGCCGCATAACGGTCTCGGGGTTGGAAGTGACCGTACAAAACTCCACCGCTAACCAGTTTCTCGCGGGGGCCGCTCGGAAAGCGAGGTACGCGTGGATGAATTCTCCTCTCGTTCAGCGCGACGACCAGACTCAGACGACAGCACTCCCAACCCCGGAGccggcagcttcagctcgtgcttttgctgctcgtgctcctcctgctccagcgtctccagcttctccagctcctccgaTGCCAGATCTCCCGCCCTCACACCAGAATCTCGCCTCATTCCGCAGTAATCAAAGTGCTATCGCCTCGCCTACGCCCACAATTCCCCGAAATGCAGCCACTCGTCTCCAGACTTCACCCTCTTCGACTACAATaccgcagcagaagcagagtCAGGAAAGTCTGGAGACACAGAAGCAGGGCTGTCTGGAACAGCAGTCGGTCTCCTCACTTCCATCGCCGGACCCCACCATTCCCCCCAGATCGCATACCAGTCCGATAGCTGCCGGCGAGAGAAATGGGGCCCCCATTGCCAGTCCCTCCATGACTGCTTTCCCGTCGCCTCCGCTGCAGCAACATGCTTCAAATCAACGGCGTCCGCAACCAAATGGTTCTACTGTAGGAACATTTCCGGCCTCTATTCCGAGCAATCAACAGGCAAACTCTTCAGCAACTCAGCAAGGACACCCCCGCTTCGTTCCATATAGCCCGCCTGGCTACTCTCATCTCGCTCCTACTGCTCCagttcatcctcttccgttACCACAGCAGCACCCGAATACCCTCTCACAAACGTTGGCTTCAGATCGTCCTTCAGTCATTACAGCGGAGTTTTTTGTGCGCGCAAAACGGAATTTGGATGCGTTTGTAGCGAAGGAAAAGCGGTCGTTGTTTGTCCacgatggcgttgaggcTCCACGACTTCAACTTCTGGATTATGCCCTTACGCACCAGGACCTCATATTCCTTGCCCTCCATCAGGTGTACTGCCTCGACAGCTACGACTCGGCGCAGCTCAAGAACCTCCCCGGCTTTGGTCCCGAACATGTGAAAGGCTTGTATATCGTCCGGAATCTTTTGGTGGATAATCAGCGCGTCGCGTCGAACTTTCTAAAATGGTGTGTTGACTTTCCATCCCCACTATCAGAGCTACTCAAGGATTGGAAGTATCACATCCAGTTTCAGGGGATGCTGCGCCTTCTGGCTGACCTGGTGATACAATGGGCAGTTTTTGAAGACATTGTGCGGACGAAAGGCCACCCACCGCTCATGGATGATATGAGGTCGCTCGGTGTCATCTCCATGACATTACAGTTCAACATTTTCCTTTGTTTATCACGGCGGATTCCCGGCGTTAAGGCAGAAGGTTCAATGCGAGAAATCTTCTTGCGAGACTTTGATTACTTTAGGCGCCGTCTCTCGGAGCCAATCTCCACTGAACAGAGGCGCCGTGAAAACGAAGAAATCATATCTATGTACTATGCGGCTATTGCAGCAGCACGGAGGGACAGCGTTAGCGCAGGCTTACCGAGAAATGCCGGTGTCGCTCATGGCGTTTCACGTCCAGGACAGACTGTTCCCACTCCTGTATCAGCACCACCAAACCTGCACTTTGTGCAGCACCATTCACCACATATGCAGTCGCATTCTGCAGCGGGAGGCCAGAATGGCATGGCTTCGGCGTCAGCCAGAAGTTCCCTCAGCGCAACACCGTCCGTGCTTCCAGGACAATCTGTACCCCAGCAACCTGACGCACAACAGCGCGGTTCGGAGCCGTGGGCCCTGCCAGGGCAAGTTATATCACCCATAGTAGCCACTACGCCGCAAGTCATGATGCCGCATGAATTGCATCAGGGGCACCTCGTTCAACAGTATCCCCAACAGCCCCCTCACTCGcagtctcagcctcagcttcagcaactCGAACAACTTCAGCAATTacagcaagctcagcgaaCAGGGTCACAAAACGAACGGCTTGTTCCAGGTCCTCTGGAATCGCAAATGGTTGCAAACCACAGAACACAGTCTCCTAACCTACATTATGCGACGCTACTTCAACCACAGCATCGGCAACTACAACAGCAGGCAGCACGCCAACCTTTCTGGACGCCGCTCCTACCCCCACCAAATGTGCCCCCGGTGATAACCACACGACCAAACCCTAATCGGCTTGCCATCCACCAGGCCTATCTTCGCGATCCAATCAACCGGTTTATCTCGGGCGATGGCACTAGAGTCAGTGAAACAGAGTTAATGCCTCACATGACCTCATTCTTTATGAAACCCAAAATCCTCAGCCAGGAAGACGGTGCCGTTACAGAGTCTATTTCATTGTCAGGAGATGAGCTGAACCGCCGCGCATCTTATCGTGGACAAGGTAAAGGGGAGCGTCTGCTTCGGACCGTTAAGGAGGGCAGCCAGACTTATCGTCTAAGATGCATTAAGACCCCGCAATCTGCTGTCAGTTTGAACGAAAATTCGTGGTGCGTTGCAGAAACCGCATGGCCTACTGCAATATACGTGCACATCAACAATATAGAGCTATTCCCGCGTCGCAAAATCCACAACACCAGAGATCTCCCTGTGGACATTACGCTTGTCCTCCAAGAAGGTTTAAATAAGATCGAAGTCAACTTCCTCCTAGGACCTGCTGAACGAAAGAACTTCACCTATGCAGTGGCTGTAGAAGTACTCACCTTCCGCTCCCTTGCGTCTGCAAAGGCTCTTGCCCAGCCTCTGCCAGCCGCCGAGTCGCAAAAGCGCATTCAAGCTAAGCTTGCACTCAATCCCGACGAAGATGGCGATGAGCTGAGTATTGTTAGCGACGATCTCAAGGTCAGCCTCGTTGATCCATACACTGCACGCATCTTCGCTGTCCCCGTGCGCGGTCGTCATTGTGACCACACAGAATGCTTTGATCATGAGACATTCCTAGGGACTCGCCTCCTCAAATCTGGATTTCAATCTGCGATAGAAGCGGACTGGAAATGTCCCATATGCGGCCGTGATGCTCGCCCCCAAAACCTCATTGTTGATGAATTTCTGGCCGACGTGCGCAACCGATTGGAACGCACGAACCAATATGAAAGCGCTCGCGCTCTGAAAATCAGAGCCGACGGTACTTGGGATGTAGTAACCGATAATGACACTTCGTCCTCTGAGCAACGGATTTCTCAAACAGCTTTAAAGCGAAAGTCAAGTGTCCTGCACACTGGAATCCAACAGCGAATAAAGGTCGACCgttctgcctctgcttcAGTACCGGAGCGAACGCCGGATCAGTCTCCCGAAGTCATTGTCCTAgattga